From Granulicella cerasi, a single genomic window includes:
- the mobF gene encoding MobF family relaxase: protein MLTLSKPLSAGQVRMYHEREFASERQNYWSRDQQGYSEWQGQLAKEWGLSGSVGDEHFARLTEGQHPFTQAQMVKHQVARTYEGKGGKEVTSMEHRAGWDATFSAPKSVSLTALVGGDERVRLAHRESVRVALGELEHYTQARIGNVHAPETTGKFAVATFEHDTARPVEGYAAPQLHTHSVIFNVTERDNGRTRSLQPRELYASQHFATAIYRAELATRLQELGYEIERGKYGQPEIKGYSREYLEASSLRREQIKDLLREQGLDGAGAAQIAARSTRDKKELLPPEEVQRQHCELAATFGHQADHVVAAARERSQQHQQERKPEVAARQAVTYARDHLFEKSAVHDRRALYDIALQRGMGEVTYGQVRQEVNRRFDSGEFQQAPSSVRGPQITTAEMVSTEREIVGILESGNQRGYHHPMLLEGRERFDTVERHAELNASQRQAVQQLFASREKIVGMDGVAGAGKTTTLAVVREGAEREGYTVQGFAPTSRAAQKLGEAGIETSTLQMHLARGQKPDTGERRLYVLDESSLASTKQMHEFLTRLHPNDRVLLVGDKRQHEAVEAGRPFAQLQQAGMKTVSLNQIVRQRDPELKKVVEQLAQGDVGGAIQRLEQQGRVHEFKGREERIEAIAKEYAKSPENTLVVSPDNRSRMEINQVIHAELQVRGVVSHDEHTVRTLVPRQELTGAARTWAENYEVGDVVRYSRTSKETGIGKGEYARVTDVDARSNRVTVETKDGIERSYDPRRQSGVSVYREEERAFSVGDRVQFTAPANELKIANRELAVVEHIEDGRMSLRMDDGRNVQIDAPKHPHLDHGYAVTSHSSQGQTADRVLVHVDTELAAKDLLNNRMAYVAVSRGAEDAQLFTNDRSKLWQALGRDVSQQSAHEPKVALSSELHQGIEQKQEPHHGFGLGL, encoded by the coding sequence ATGCTGACGCTGTCCAAGCCGTTGTCAGCGGGTCAGGTACGTATGTACCATGAGCGGGAGTTTGCGTCAGAGCGGCAGAACTATTGGAGCCGCGACCAGCAAGGCTACAGCGAGTGGCAGGGTCAGCTTGCGAAAGAGTGGGGCTTGTCCGGTTCAGTGGGCGACGAACACTTTGCGCGGCTGACCGAAGGCCAGCATCCCTTCACGCAAGCGCAGATGGTGAAGCACCAGGTCGCACGCACCTATGAAGGCAAGGGCGGTAAAGAAGTCACGAGCATGGAGCACCGTGCGGGATGGGATGCGACGTTCTCTGCGCCGAAGTCGGTTTCGCTGACGGCCTTGGTAGGTGGTGACGAGCGCGTGCGACTGGCGCACCGCGAGAGTGTGCGTGTGGCTTTGGGCGAACTGGAACATTACACACAGGCCCGCATCGGTAATGTCCACGCTCCCGAGACAACAGGCAAATTCGCCGTAGCGACGTTCGAGCATGATACTGCGCGTCCCGTCGAAGGTTATGCCGCACCCCAGTTGCATACGCACTCGGTAATCTTCAACGTGACCGAACGCGACAATGGACGGACTCGTTCTCTGCAACCGCGCGAGCTGTATGCTTCGCAGCATTTCGCTACGGCCATTTACCGTGCGGAGTTGGCAACACGCTTGCAGGAGTTGGGCTACGAGATCGAGCGCGGCAAGTACGGCCAGCCGGAGATCAAAGGCTACTCGCGCGAGTACCTGGAAGCCTCCAGCCTTCGCCGGGAGCAGATCAAAGACCTTCTTCGAGAGCAGGGATTGGATGGAGCCGGAGCCGCCCAGATCGCGGCCCGCTCCACCCGCGACAAGAAAGAATTGCTGCCGCCGGAGGAAGTCCAGCGGCAGCACTGCGAATTGGCGGCGACGTTCGGGCATCAGGCGGACCATGTTGTAGCAGCGGCTCGAGAGCGTAGCCAGCAACATCAGCAGGAACGAAAACCAGAAGTGGCTGCACGGCAGGCCGTCACCTATGCGCGCGATCATCTCTTTGAGAAGTCTGCCGTACACGACCGCCGTGCTCTATACGACATCGCTTTGCAGCGCGGCATGGGGGAAGTGACCTATGGGCAGGTGCGACAGGAGGTGAATCGACGCTTTGATTCGGGTGAGTTCCAGCAGGCTCCGTCCTCTGTGCGTGGCCCACAGATCACCACCGCCGAGATGGTCAGCACGGAACGCGAGATCGTCGGTATCCTCGAAAGTGGCAATCAGCGCGGCTATCACCATCCCATGTTGCTCGAAGGTCGGGAGCGCTTTGATACTGTGGAGCGGCACGCTGAGCTGAACGCCTCGCAACGGCAAGCGGTGCAGCAGCTCTTCGCTTCGCGGGAGAAGATTGTCGGAATGGATGGTGTGGCCGGAGCTGGTAAGACAACGACATTGGCTGTAGTTCGCGAAGGCGCAGAGCGAGAGGGTTACACAGTACAAGGCTTTGCTCCTACATCCCGCGCGGCGCAGAAGCTGGGCGAAGCCGGGATCGAAACCTCCACGCTCCAGATGCACCTTGCGCGTGGCCAGAAGCCGGATACCGGCGAGAGACGCCTGTACGTTTTGGATGAATCCTCCCTTGCTTCCACCAAACAGATGCATGAGTTCCTGACTCGCCTGCACCCGAATGACCGCGTGTTGCTGGTGGGCGACAAGCGACAGCACGAGGCTGTCGAAGCAGGTAGACCGTTTGCGCAGTTGCAGCAGGCAGGCATGAAGACGGTTTCGCTCAACCAGATCGTGCGCCAGAGAGACCCAGAGTTGAAGAAGGTGGTCGAACAGCTTGCCCAGGGTGATGTCGGCGGAGCGATTCAGAGATTAGAGCAACAGGGTCGCGTCCATGAGTTCAAAGGCCGGGAAGAGCGGATCGAAGCCATTGCGAAGGAGTACGCCAAGAGCCCTGAAAACACCTTGGTGGTTTCTCCGGACAATCGCTCGCGCATGGAGATCAATCAGGTCATTCATGCAGAGTTGCAGGTACGCGGTGTTGTGAGCCACGACGAGCACACCGTCCGAACGCTTGTGCCACGACAGGAGCTGACCGGTGCGGCCCGCACCTGGGCGGAGAACTATGAAGTCGGTGATGTCGTCCGCTACAGCCGTACGTCGAAAGAAACCGGCATCGGCAAAGGCGAGTATGCTCGCGTGACCGACGTGGACGCGCGTAGTAACCGTGTGACTGTGGAGACTAAGGACGGAATTGAGCGAAGCTATGATCCGCGCCGTCAATCGGGCGTCTCTGTCTATCGGGAAGAAGAGCGTGCATTTTCCGTGGGAGACCGCGTACAGTTCACGGCTCCCGCGAATGAATTGAAGATCGCCAACCGTGAGCTGGCTGTAGTCGAGCACATCGAGGATGGCCGGATGAGTCTGCGCATGGACGATGGGCGGAATGTCCAGATTGATGCCCCGAAGCACCCGCATCTCGATCATGGCTACGCAGTGACGAGCCATTCCAGCCAAGGGCAGACGGCAGACCGTGTGCTGGTGCATGTCGATACCGAGCTTGCCGCCAAAGACCTGCTCAATAACCGCATGGCCTATGTAGCTGTCTCGCGCGGAGCAGAAGATGCGCAGCTTTTCACGAATGACCGTAGCAAGCTGTGGCAAGCACTCGGGCGCGATGTCTCGCAGCAGAGTGCCCATGAGCCAAAGGTCGCACTGTCCAGCGAACTTCACCAAGGAATTGAGCAAAAGCAGGAACCACACCACGGCTTTGGACTTGGTCTCTAG
- a CDS encoding helix-turn-helix domain-containing protein encodes MEMFSTRQAAKMLGINASTLSRYVTAGKIPGPKSAQLGGMSMHLWTEREIERVRKLLPNIEDGRTTRHQKQARKSTKSTS; translated from the coding sequence ATGGAGATGTTCTCCACACGGCAAGCAGCAAAGATGCTCGGAATCAACGCAAGCACGCTGTCTCGTTATGTGACCGCAGGCAAAATCCCCGGTCCGAAGTCGGCTCAACTCGGAGGGATGTCAATGCACCTCTGGACAGAGCGGGAGATCGAACGGGTACGCAAGCTGCTCCCGAACATCGAAGACGGAAGAACGACACGTCATCAGAAGCAAGCGAGGAAGAGTACGAAGTCGACCTCATAA
- a CDS encoding ArdC family protein, which produces MKTIATIDSKKPNTKQELIAANIKLLIEQLEAGHSENLTNYLTAMSRFHNYSFGNVLEIARQMPTATRVAGFWTWKNLGRNVKAGQKGIRILAPIVGVRRKKDEEAQKDITKQNERVLLGFRNAYVFDVSQTEGVDLPEMREISGDPGENLERLAAFVKGKGIQLAYNPSIAPALGMSYGGRIAILPGQSKAEEFSTLVHETAHELLHKAERRTATTKTVRETEAEAVAFVVAKAVGLVTGSASADYIQLYHGNASLLAESLEVIQQTAAVILAALEPPLADEDDEPAIDAELAEVAA; this is translated from the coding sequence ATGAAGACCATCGCCACCATCGACAGCAAGAAGCCCAACACCAAACAGGAACTCATTGCCGCCAACATCAAGCTTTTGATTGAGCAGTTGGAAGCCGGGCATTCTGAAAACCTCACCAACTACCTGACCGCCATGAGCCGCTTCCATAACTACAGCTTCGGAAACGTGCTGGAGATTGCGCGGCAGATGCCGACCGCAACCCGCGTTGCCGGGTTCTGGACGTGGAAGAACTTAGGCCGCAATGTGAAGGCCGGACAGAAAGGCATTCGCATCCTTGCTCCCATCGTCGGCGTTCGCCGCAAGAAGGACGAGGAAGCACAGAAGGACATCACCAAGCAGAACGAGCGGGTGTTGCTTGGCTTCCGAAATGCCTATGTCTTCGATGTGTCGCAGACGGAAGGCGTAGACCTGCCCGAGATGCGCGAAATCTCCGGCGACCCCGGTGAGAACTTGGAGCGTCTGGCGGCGTTCGTAAAAGGCAAAGGCATTCAGCTTGCCTACAACCCGAGCATCGCGCCAGCCCTTGGTATGAGCTACGGCGGACGCATTGCTATACTGCCGGGGCAATCGAAAGCCGAAGAGTTTTCAACGCTGGTACACGAGACGGCGCACGAGCTCTTGCATAAGGCAGAACGCCGCACGGCAACCACGAAGACGGTACGTGAAACCGAGGCCGAGGCCGTCGCGTTTGTTGTCGCCAAAGCTGTTGGGCTGGTGACAGGTTCCGCATCCGCCGATTACATCCAGCTTTACCACGGCAACGCATCGTTGCTGGCCGAAAGCTTGGAGGTGATTCAGCAGACCGCAGCCGTCATCCTTGCCGCCTTAGAGCCGCCCTTAGCGGATGAAGATGACGAACCCGCCATCGACGCAGAACTTGCGGAGGTGGCCGCATGA
- a CDS encoding DUF6908 domain-containing protein → MKTILELIRKAGGWHPGLYLKIDNPPYMELVIEAMDESGPCGLPAISVAHYGKQNGDAMRDPEMCFELGLAGGAHLNPFYWRNDRVGIEQWSRFIRDGNYYFHPQLHEQHESFAKLWDRNLAAQSFVEVFTDKCILG, encoded by the coding sequence ATGAAAACCATTCTGGAGCTTATCAGGAAGGCCGGGGGATGGCATCCCGGCCTGTACCTCAAGATCGACAACCCGCCGTATATGGAGCTTGTCATCGAGGCGATGGATGAGTCCGGCCCCTGCGGACTTCCGGCCATCTCCGTTGCTCACTATGGCAAACAGAACGGCGATGCCATGCGCGACCCGGAGATGTGCTTCGAGCTTGGCTTGGCGGGAGGCGCACACCTGAATCCGTTCTATTGGAGAAATGACCGCGTAGGCATCGAGCAATGGAGCCGTTTCATTCGGGACGGCAATTACTACTTCCACCCTCAACTGCACGAACAGCACGAGAGCTTCGCCAAGCTGTGGGACAGGAACCTTGCCGCGCAGAGTTTTGTGGAGGTTTTCACGGATAAGTGCATTCTCGGTTAG
- a CDS encoding GlcG/HbpS family heme-binding protein — protein MSVAYKTVQLVDAKRVVEAAVKKAEELKRPVSIAVVGADGYLLAFERMEGAPLASVDLAMKKAWTAKAFNLATKDLAKLAQPGGEFYGVESDARVVLMMGGVPLLQDNLAIGAMGVAGAKSTAQDVEIAEAGATAF, from the coding sequence ATGAGCGTTGCGTATAAGACCGTGCAATTAGTAGACGCCAAGCGCGTTGTGGAAGCGGCCGTGAAGAAGGCTGAGGAGTTGAAGCGGCCAGTGTCGATCGCGGTCGTGGGTGCGGATGGCTATCTGCTGGCGTTTGAGCGAATGGAGGGTGCGCCGCTCGCGTCCGTTGATCTTGCGATGAAGAAAGCTTGGACGGCGAAGGCCTTCAACCTCGCAACCAAAGATCTCGCTAAGCTTGCACAGCCGGGTGGAGAGTTCTATGGCGTGGAGAGCGATGCTCGCGTGGTGTTGATGATGGGTGGCGTTCCGCTGTTGCAGGACAATCTCGCGATCGGCGCGATGGGTGTGGCCGGGGCGAAGTCTACCGCACAGGACGTGGAGATTGCGGAAGCTGGGGCTACGGCGTTCTAG
- a CDS encoding dipeptidase — MNEQASWHDVHFTSLVIDGHVDTPQRFVDEGWSFSDPLNGGMLNLAAAGEGGLGAQFFAIWAEPTEWRGRFAHRTLELIDGLLRQIEKHSDTMALGTTAHDIELAYEHGKFCALMGIEGGHSIENSLALLRIYYDLGVRYMTLTWSNTNEWADSSGDLDDATVKHHGGLTEFGRDVVREMNKLGMMVDVSHVSDETFWDVLRTTRSPIIASHSSARALTNSLRNLTDEQLGAIATNNGIVMVNFYPNFIDDAWREAWAATSATREALYAEAEKLYRAQGAPVPYAAHLEVDRRFFREVFSQQQERPSVEILLDHFDHVIKVAGIDHVGIGSDFDGFALTPAGMETAAQLPEITRGLMERGYTVEQVRKVLGENLLRVMRAVEAESEREG, encoded by the coding sequence TTGAACGAACAAGCTTCCTGGCACGACGTCCATTTCACTTCCCTGGTCATCGACGGGCATGTCGATACGCCTCAACGATTTGTCGACGAAGGATGGAGTTTTTCTGATCCGCTCAACGGTGGCATGTTGAATCTTGCGGCCGCCGGGGAAGGCGGATTGGGCGCGCAGTTTTTCGCCATCTGGGCAGAGCCAACAGAGTGGCGCGGACGATTCGCGCACCGGACGTTAGAGCTCATCGACGGCCTTCTGCGGCAGATCGAAAAACACAGCGATACGATGGCGCTCGGCACCACAGCGCACGATATAGAGCTGGCTTATGAGCACGGCAAGTTCTGCGCACTGATGGGCATCGAGGGCGGCCATTCGATCGAGAACTCGCTGGCGTTGCTGCGCATTTACTACGACCTCGGCGTGCGCTACATGACGCTCACGTGGTCGAACACGAATGAGTGGGCAGACTCATCTGGCGATCTCGATGACGCTACCGTAAAGCATCACGGAGGCCTCACTGAGTTTGGCCGAGACGTCGTGCGCGAGATGAACAAGCTCGGCATGATGGTCGATGTGAGCCATGTGTCGGACGAGACGTTCTGGGACGTGTTGCGGACGACACGCTCGCCGATCATCGCGTCGCATTCGAGCGCGCGTGCGTTGACGAACTCGCTGCGCAACCTCACCGATGAACAGCTCGGCGCGATTGCTACAAACAACGGCATCGTGATGGTGAACTTCTATCCGAACTTCATTGACGACGCGTGGCGCGAGGCGTGGGCTGCGACTTCAGCCACGCGAGAGGCGCTCTATGCCGAGGCCGAGAAGCTGTATCGCGCGCAAGGCGCACCGGTTCCCTACGCGGCGCATCTTGAGGTGGATCGCAGATTCTTCCGCGAGGTGTTCTCGCAGCAGCAAGAGCGGCCCTCGGTGGAGATTCTGCTCGATCACTTCGATCATGTGATCAAGGTCGCGGGCATTGACCACGTTGGCATCGGCTCAGACTTCGATGGTTTCGCGCTGACGCCTGCAGGCATGGAAACAGCCGCGCAGTTGCCGGAGATTACGCGCGGCCTGATGGAGCGGGGCTACACCGTCGAACAGGTGCGCAAGGTGCTCGGCGAAAACCTGCTACGCGTGATGCGCGCCGTAGAAGCAGAAAGCGAGCGCGAAGGTTGA
- a CDS encoding peptidylprolyl isomerase — protein MIRRVIFQLSLASAFAVGGVAAAQTQLPDAPSATVHELPPAVPNGPMVVFDTTMGRLTCQFFQKETPVTVENFIGLATGRKDWTDPVTGKKVSGKPFYDGVTFHRVIPGFMIQGGDRLGTGAGDAGFFIDNEVVPSLRFDRPGRLAMANAGPNTNGTQFFITEAAHPELNGSYTIFGQCDDHTVMLAATIARVERNAEDKPTTPVIINKVYIVPEGQTPPPVQPGPQNIIPEGATPQTHPPAQAHP, from the coding sequence ATGATTCGTAGAGTAATTTTTCAGCTCTCTCTGGCTTCGGCCTTTGCGGTAGGTGGCGTAGCGGCAGCGCAGACGCAGCTACCCGATGCGCCCAGCGCAACGGTGCATGAGCTTCCACCCGCTGTGCCGAACGGACCGATGGTGGTCTTCGACACAACGATGGGTCGCCTGACTTGCCAGTTCTTCCAAAAGGAAACGCCGGTCACCGTCGAGAACTTCATCGGCCTGGCTACAGGGAGGAAGGACTGGACCGATCCCGTAACGGGGAAGAAGGTTTCGGGCAAGCCGTTCTACGACGGCGTGACGTTTCACCGCGTGATTCCAGGTTTCATGATCCAGGGCGGCGATCGCCTGGGTACTGGCGCCGGCGATGCGGGCTTCTTCATCGACAACGAAGTCGTGCCGTCGCTGCGTTTTGATCGCCCGGGACGTCTCGCCATGGCGAACGCCGGTCCCAACACGAATGGCACGCAGTTCTTCATCACCGAAGCGGCCCACCCCGAGCTCAACGGCTCGTACACGATCTTCGGGCAGTGCGATGACCACACGGTAATGCTGGCGGCAACGATCGCTCGCGTGGAGCGCAACGCGGAGGACAAGCCTACGACCCCGGTGATCATCAACAAGGTGTACATTGTGCCGGAGGGTCAGACTCCTCCGCCGGTGCAACCCGGCCCGCAGAACATCATCCCGGAGGGCGCGACGCCGCAGACTCATCCTCCGGCGCAGGCACACCCGTAA
- a CDS encoding peptidylprolyl isomerase, whose protein sequence is MATYAVFKTSMGTIKAKLFETEAPETVANFIGLAEGTKEWKSPSKKGDKLYDGTIFHRVIPQFMIQGGDPEGSGMGGPGYKFGDETKGSPHDFKKPGKLAMANAGPNTNGSQFFITVTDTSWLTGRHTIFGEVVEGYDIVEAISGVPRNPMDKPLKPVVLESVTIERD, encoded by the coding sequence ATGGCAACTTACGCTGTATTCAAGACGTCGATGGGCACGATCAAGGCAAAGCTTTTCGAGACGGAAGCACCGGAGACCGTGGCGAACTTCATCGGCCTCGCAGAGGGCACGAAGGAGTGGAAGTCGCCTTCGAAGAAGGGCGACAAGCTCTATGACGGCACGATCTTCCACCGCGTGATCCCGCAGTTCATGATCCAGGGCGGCGACCCGGAAGGCTCGGGAATGGGCGGCCCCGGCTACAAGTTCGGCGATGAGACCAAGGGTTCGCCGCACGACTTCAAGAAGCCCGGCAAGCTGGCCATGGCGAACGCTGGTCCGAACACCAACGGCTCGCAGTTCTTCATCACCGTGACGGACACGAGCTGGCTGACCGGCCGCCACACCATCTTCGGCGAAGTCGTGGAAGGCTACGACATCGTCGAGGCGATCTCGGGCGTGCCGCGCAACCCGATGGACAAGCCGCTCAAGCCGGTTGTGCTGGAGTCGGTCACGATCGAGCGCGACTAG
- the mdh gene encoding malate dehydrogenase: MSRKKVTVIGAGNVGATAAHWIAAKELADVVLIDVIEGVPQGKALDLLQAMPVEKRDVAITGTNDYADTANSDIVVITAGIARKPGMSRDDLLNTNFKIMSDVAEKALAASPNAIFIIVSNPLDAMAQTAFKKLGLPRERVLGMAGVLDSARFRTFIAEELQVSVENVTAFVLGGHGDTMVPLSRYSTMAGIPITELIPADRLKELETRTANGGAEIVKHLKTGSAYYAPSASAVEMVEAILKDKKKILPCAAYLQGEYGISGLYVGVPCKLGAAGLEKIIEIKLTEEEQAALNKSADAVKELCTVIGVA; this comes from the coding sequence ATGAGCCGTAAGAAAGTTACTGTTATCGGTGCTGGCAACGTAGGCGCCACCGCCGCCCACTGGATCGCCGCCAAGGAACTGGCCGACGTCGTGCTGATCGACGTCATCGAAGGCGTACCGCAGGGCAAGGCACTCGACCTGCTGCAGGCCATGCCCGTAGAGAAGCGCGACGTCGCGATCACCGGCACGAACGACTACGCCGACACAGCGAACTCCGACATCGTCGTCATCACGGCCGGCATCGCGCGCAAGCCCGGCATGAGCCGTGACGACCTGCTCAACACGAACTTCAAGATCATGTCCGACGTTGCGGAGAAGGCGCTCGCCGCTTCGCCCAACGCGATCTTCATCATCGTCTCGAACCCGCTCGACGCCATGGCGCAGACTGCGTTCAAGAAGCTCGGCCTGCCGCGTGAGCGCGTACTCGGCATGGCTGGCGTGCTCGACTCCGCCCGCTTCCGCACCTTCATCGCTGAGGAGCTGCAGGTCTCGGTGGAGAACGTCACGGCCTTCGTGCTCGGCGGCCACGGCGACACCATGGTGCCGCTCTCGCGTTACTCCACGATGGCTGGCATTCCCATTACCGAGCTGATTCCCGCTGATCGCTTGAAGGAGCTCGAGACCCGCACCGCCAACGGTGGCGCAGAGATCGTGAAGCACCTCAAGACCGGCTCGGCTTATTACGCTCCCTCGGCTTCGGCTGTGGAGATGGTGGAAGCGATCCTGAAGGACAAGAAGAAGATCCTTCCGTGCGCAGCGTACCTGCAGGGCGAGTACGGCATCAGCGGCCTGTATGTTGGCGTGCCGTGCAAGCTCGGCGCCGCTGGCCTCGAGAAGATCATCGAGATCAAGCTGACCGAAGAAGAGCAGGCTGCTCTGAACAAGTCCGCCGACGCGGTGAAGGAACTCTGCACCGTCATCGGCGTTGCATAA